The Moorena producens PAL-8-15-08-1 genomic interval TGACCTGTTTCATCCAGCAAGTGGATGTCATAGGAACGTGTTTGCAATTGCTCGTTGATGCGAGATGGTTCCTCTACATAAGCATAAAAGCGACGCGGTGTTGGATGCAAAAGCGTCATATCCTTTACCCGCCAAGGAGCCCAAAACACACCTGAGTCAGAACTGAACTCGAAGAGATCTGGTGTTAGGCGTGTGCAAGCATCAATCAGCACCGGATGGATCGGTTCTCCAGCCAACTGGAATGCTAGTGCCTTCGGGACTTCAATTTCTAGCAGGCTAGTCTCTTCACTGATCCACGCCTGTCGAACAGCCTGCAACATTGGACCGTAAACCAGCGATATACTGGCATAGATTTCCGTGAGGGTCTCGGTGTCCAGTGGTCGCAACTGCTCACATAGGGCAGGGATATCTACACTCAAAGTAAGGGGTGGTGGCGGATTCTCTGAAACGGTCATACTCGCATGCTGTCGCCATTCGTCCTGCTTGGCAGCATCCCGACTGAAGACTTCTACAGATTTTTGGTTCACATCATTGGCTGGATGAACCATTAACTGCGTTTCCCTTATGGTGTTGGACTCGGCAAGGAAGAGTGGTTGCTGGAAGTTAATATCCTCAACTGCTGCTGGCACTCCAACTGCGGCTAGGGTCATAGCTATATAGCTCACACCCGGAATCACTGGGGTGTCATAGACACGGTGATCACCAATCCACGGATGATTGTTCAAGTTGATGTCCTGGTGGTAGATTGTCTGCCCCGTAGATGCTAACTCCAACTTGTTCCCCAACAATGGATGTAGCTGTTGACTTGATAGAACAACAGGCTTGGGAGTTTCCACCCAGTAGCGTTCTCGCTGGAAGGGATAAGTGGGTAACGTGACTTTCTGACGAGCATAATCTCGGTCAAATCCTAACCAATCTACTTTGACTCCCTTTACATATAACTGTCCTAAGCTCAAGAGCATTTGTTGCCATGCATCTACTCCCGGACGCAATGATGGCAACCACACACCGACCCCTTCTGGTAGACATTGCCTTCCCATGCCTAATAGTACTGGTTTCGGTCCGACTTCTAGGAATACTTCAGAGCCAAGTTTGTCTAAAGCTTCCATACTTTGGGCAAACCTTACCGGTTGACGTACATGATTTACCCAATATTGGGCGGTAGTAATGCTACTATCTGCTGTTGTTCCTGTAACGTTAGATATGATTGGAATTTTGGGTTGATTGTAGGAGATTTGATTGGCTAGAGCTTCCCACTCCACCAACATCGGTTCCATTAATGGTGAATGGAAAGCATGGGATAGTTGTAGTTGCTTGGTTTTGATTGTCTCCGATTCTAGGTTAGTAGCGATCGCTCTTACGGCTTCCGACTCTCCAGAAATTACTATACTTTGAGGCCCATTTATTGCTGCAATAGTTACTTTCTCTCCGAGATCCATTACTTTCAATGTTTCTCGAATTTTCGATTCTGAAGCCATAACTGAAACCATCTCACCACCAGAGGGCAACTGTTGCATTAACCTTCCTCTAGCAGCAATTAGTTTCAAACCATCTTCTAAACTCCAAACTCCTGCTACCGTTGCTGCTACATATTCTCCAACACTGTGACCCATGACTACATCTGGTTTAATGCCCCAGGATTGCCAGAGTTGGAATAAGGCGTATTCTAGGGCAAACAAAGCAGGTTGGGTATAAGCCGTCTGTGCCAGGATAGATTCCTCTGCTTCTACTGAATAGAGAACTTCCAGTAAATGTCTGTTCAGGTAGGGTTGCAAAATTTCTGCACATTGTTCTAGAGCCTTTCTGAAAGTCGGTTGAGTTTCATACAGTTGTCTGCCCATACCCACATACTGAGAACCCTGACCAGTGAATAACATTGCCACTTTGGGGGACTCACCGCCACTGACAACCCCACTCACGAGCCCAGTTACCTCTTCCCCTGTGCCGAAAGCCCTTAGTTTTTCTTGCACCTCGACGGTTGTCGCCGCCACTAGACTCAAGCGATGAATGTATGACAACCTTCCAGTGTTAGCAGTGAAGCATATATCTACTAGATCTTGCTCTGGATAGCACTCCAGATGCTGACTGTAGTTTTGGACTAGTTGCAGCAATGCCTCTTGGTTTTTGGCAGATAACGCCAATACTTGCAATGGTCTTTCCCTCTCTACCTGAGGGCTTTTGCGTGAAGCTGGTGCTTCCTCAATCACTACATGGGCATTAGTCCCAGTGAATCCAAAGGAACTTACCCCTGCCAACCGATGACCTGATACTTCCCATGGTGTCAGTTGCTTTGGTACTTGTAGCCAAGGCTGCCAGTCAATCTTGGGATTAGGTTGGTGCAAGTTTAGGTGGGCTGGCAGGAGTCGATGCTGTAACGATAACACCACCTTAATTAGTCCAGATACTCCCGCAGCTGCTTCTAAATGACCAATGTTCGTCTTTACTGAAGCCATCCACAAAGGAGATTCTGGAGAGCGATCCTCTCCCAACACGGCCACCACTGCATTTACCTCTATGGGGTCTCCCAAGGAAGTCCCGGTTCCATGAGCCTCCAAATAACTAATCTCAGAAGGCTTAACCTTTGCTTGAGCTAGAGCTTGCTTGATTAATCTTTGTTGCGACTGTCCATTGGGCACTGTTAACCCACTGCTTGGTCCATCCTGATTGACTGCACTACCCCGAATCACTGCTAAAATCTGGTCTCCATCAGCCTGTGCATCACTCAGACGTTTGAGCAGCACCATACCACAGCCCTCACCCCGTCCAAAACCATCTGCTGAAATATCAAAAGTCTTACACTGACCATCGGCGCAAATCATTCTAGCTTTGGAGGCATCAATATAGGAGTTTGGGGTTAAATGTAATTTCACTCCTCCCGCCAGAGCCATCTGGCATTCTCCGAGTCGTAAACTATTACAGGCTTGATGAATGGCTACCAGAGATGAGGAGCAAGCGGTGTCAATTGTGACTGTAGGTCCGGTAAAACCAAAGGTGTAAGCTAAACGACCAGCTGCATTGGATAAAGCATTACCTGTTCCTGCATAGGTGACTAATGGACTCTCTGGCTCCTGTTGCAAATGCTGCTGGAGCAATTGTTCGTAGTCACGACCATCATTGCCGATAAAGACCCCAACAGCAGCTTCCTCCAAGCGCTCTAACACTTGCCCACCTTGCTCTAATGCCTCCCAACTCACCTCCAGCAGTAGGCGGTGTTGGGGATCCATTGCCGTTGCTTCACGAGGGGAAATGCCGAAAAATTCTGGATCGAATTGGTCAACATTGTCCACAAAGTGGCCGTGACATGTGAGCATCTTACCCGGAGCATCTGGGTCAGGGTCGTAATAGGCTTCAATATTCCATCTCTGTCTTGGGATTTGCGATCGCGCACTGCTCCCCCCTTGCAACAACTGCCAGAATTTCTCTGGACTAGAGGCTCCACCAGGAAACCGACAACTCATGCCAATGATGGCAATTGGTTCGTGCAAAGTATTATTCAGCTTAGTCTCTAATTTTTTCAGAGCTAATGCAGCTCGCTGCAAAGGAGACAGTTGCTTAATCTGCTCTTTTTCACTCAATATTTGCTCTTTTTTAGTAAATTTATTCAACATAACTTTGTTTAATTGATTATCGATTCCAATATTTTATCAATTGAGCTTTCAAGCTCTTGATTGGATGATTGCTTAATCTCGTCTAGAAGTTTAGCTTCCAGTGAATCATCTTCTTCTTGATCTTGCTCAATCTCAGTCTGAAAAAGACCAACTTTGACAAGGTGCTGGTTGATTAGGTATTTCTCCAACTTTTCAATATTGGGAAAATCAAAGGTCAAGGTTGAAGATAAATTTACTCCCAAAAGCTTGCTCAGTCGATCCCTTAAGTCTACAGCGGTCAGTGAGTCCATGCCCATCTCAAAAAATCCGACTTCTGAACCTGGTTTGTTTGTGATGGGTAAACCTAAAACTCGAGCAACTTCCTCTTGTAGTGCTTGTCGCAGCAGTTCCCTTCTCTGAGTTTCGGTTACAGCTTCCAACTTTTGTAGCAAACTAGGAGCTAGATTGGTCTTATCTTCAATATCTTCAGGAATAACAGCTATGAGATCTAAGAATGGACGCGGACGTTTAACGGCATACATGGTTTTGAAGCGATACCAGTCATTGCGACTAACCGTCACTTGAACTTGGCTAGTAGATATTAGGTGCTCCAATGCAGAAATAGCTAACTCCGGTGAGAGTGCTTCTACTCCAATTTGAGCTAGCCATCTCTGAGCCTCATTTGTGGTCATGCCACCCCCTGCCCAGGCTCCCCAATTGATTGCTAATCCTGGTAAGCCTAAAGAATGACGATAGTGCACCAACCCATCTAGGAACTGATTAGCTGCGGCATAATGGGTCTGACCTCGGGAGCCCCAAACTGAGGCAATGGACGAGAAACAGACAAAGAAATCCAGATTCTCATTCCGAGATAGTTGATGTAGATTCCATCCACCCTGTACTTTAGGACGCAGCACTGCCTCCCATTTTTCCGGTGTTAACTCTTCGAGAGTATCTAATCTTCCTACTCCTGCTGCATGAATAATCCCTTTGAGAGGTTTCTCCTCAGCTTGAAGCTGCTTCCACACTCGCTCCATATCGGTTAGATCCGCCACATCTACTGCCAGGACTTTGACATAAGTCCCAGTCTGTTGCAGTGCTTCCACAGCGGGTTGAGTTTCCTTTGTCAGACCACTACGACTAAGTAGGATCAGATGGCGGACACCCTGTTTAACCAGCCAATCGGCTACTTTCAATCCCAAGTATCCCAATCCACCTGTGATCAGATAGCTTCCTGTCGGCTCTACTTTGAATATTTTCGAGGTAGGAACTGAACTGGGCACTAATCTGGGTACATAACGTTCACCCCCACGGTAGACTACCTGGTCTTCCGCATCACGGTTGAGCAGCTCCCTTAAAAGGAATTCCAGGTGATTTTCAGCAGTTTTACCTGGTTCTAGGTCAATTAATCCTCCCCACAACTCAGGGTGTTCGAGTGACACTACCTTCCCCAGACCCCATAGAGGAGTCTGAGCTACAGAGATAGAATGCTCTCCCTTAGCTACTGCTCCTGCTGTAACTACCCAAACTTTTACAGGATTTGAAGAGTCGTCTTGCAGTAAGGTTTGTAGTAGTCCCAGCAAGCTTTGAGAAGAAGTCATATTTATCTGAGAAGGGACTTCCTCACTGGTCAAATACACAATCCCTACCAAGGGCAGCTCAGTTTCTTGTTGAACCTGGTGCAACAGTTGTGAATAGTTTTGAGGGAATTGCTGGACAACATAGCAACTCTGCTGTTTTTGCTCAAGCTGCTTTGCTAACTTCTGTGCGACAGTTGCCTCACCTCCGATAATCAGCCATTGACCATTCTGGGAAGGGGTTTCTGGAGTTAGAGTTGAAGGCTTGAGCTGCCACTCTATATGGTACAAACAATCCTTGAGAGCTGCTTGTGTTAGTGATTGTTGATGGTGGTGAATCAGTTGCTGCACGACTTCAACTGCTGTCAAGGAGCCGTTTCCTGTTAACATTGCTGTCAACTGTTTATAGTCTCCTCGATCTAATAGCTCAGTTACAGGAGATGAGGTTGAAACAGATAAATTTTGCTTGGCTTTGTCTTCACCTCTGCCTTGACTCCGTTCAATCCAATAACGTTGTCTTTGGAATGGATAGGTTGGCAATACTACTTTCTGAAAGCCATAATCTTGATCGACTCCCAACCAATCCACTTCAGCTCCCTGTAGATACAATTGTCCTAAACTGAAAAGCATCTGTTGCCAGTCTTCCATCCCTGGTCGCAGAGATGGCAACCAGACACCTACCTCTTCTGGTAAACACTGCCTTCCCATACCTAACAAAATTGGTTTTGGTCCAATTTCTAAGAAAACTTCATAGCCTTCTTGGTACAAGGTTTCCATACTTTGGAAAAACTGCACTGGCTGGCAGATATGATTTACCCAGTAATCCGGTGTACTAATGTCACAGGTAGCTTGTTCTCCTGTGACATTGGATATGATTGGAATTTGAGGCTCATGGTAGCTCACTTGTTGAGCTACTGCTTCAAACTTTGCCAAGATTGGTGTCATTAAAGGTGAATGGAAGGCGTGAGATACCTGTAGTCGTTTGATTTTCACTCCCTCCGATTCCAGGCGGCTACTAATTGCTTTAACCGCAGCACTCGCTCCGGAAATCACAACACTTTCTGGTCCGTTGATGGCTGCAATACCTACATTAGACTGAGCTAACCCCAATTTCTCTGTGTAGTCTGCGATCGCTGCTTGCACCTTCGACTCTGATGCCATGACCGATACCATCTCACCGACAGATGGCAATTGTTGCATCAACTGCCCTCGCTTGGCAATTAATCTCAAACCATCTTCTAAACTGAAAACCCCTGCTACCGTTGCTGCGACATATTCACCTACACTGTGACCCATGACCACATTTGGTTCAATGCCCCAGGATTGCCAGAGCTTGAAGAGGGCATATTCGATAGCAAATAGGGCGGGTTGAGTATAAGCTGTTTGGTCTAGTAGCGATGAACCAGACTCATCCGTTGTTTGATGATAGAGAACTGCTAAAAGAGATTGGTCTAGTAGCGAACTCAGAATTTCGTCACATTCCTCCAAAGCTTGACGAAAAGTTGGCTGAGTTTCGTATAGTTGCCGTCCCATATTCAGATATTGGGAACCTTGACCAGTGAACAGGAAAGCTACTTGAGGAACATTACTGCTGGTACAAAATTCTTTTTGAAACACCCCAACTACTTCTTCCCCAGCACTTCGGTTACTGAGTTTTGTTGCTAATTGTTGTCGATCAGCGGCAATAATAGCAAGGCGATGGTTGAAGTGGACTCGTCCACTATTGGCTGTATAACAAATATCTGCTAGTTCTATTTTTCGGTTAGTTTCTAGATAATTTTGATAACGACTAACCAATTCTTCGAGTGCTTCTTTAGTTTGAGCTGAAAGGGTTAATAAATGTAAGGGACGCTGATATATATCTTGGTTTTTAAATTGTTTTGGGGCTTCTTCGAGAATGACATGGGCGTTAGTTCCTCCCACTGCAAAAGAACTAACTCCAGCTCGGCGAGGCGTGCCATTGCTTTGCCATTCTGACAATTGGGTATTGACGAAAAAGGGACTATTTACAAAATCAATTTTGGGATTGGGTTGTTCAAAGTTCAGGCTAGGGGGAATTAATTTGTGATTGAGAGCCAAAGTAGCTTTAATCAGTCCCGTTACTCCTGCTGCTGCGTCTAAATGCCCAACATTAGTTTTTACTGAACCAATAGCACAAAAGCCTTGTTTTTGAGTGCTCTGCTGAAAAACCTTGGTCAGAGCTTCAATTTCAATCGGATCTCCGAGTTTTGTCCCTGTGCCATGAGCTTCTACATATGTGATCGTCTCTGCTTCCACACCAGCCACAGCCTGAGCTTCTGAAATAACTGCTGCTTGACCTACTACACTAGGTGCGGTGTAGCCGACTTTCAAAGAGCCATCGTTATTAATGGCTGAACCCTTAATTACTGCATAGATATAATCTTTGTCTGCAATGGCATCTTCGAGTCCCTTGAGTAGTACAACTCCGAGACCATTACCATACCTTGTACCCTCAGCTTTGGCATCAAAGGCTCGGCAATGACCATCTGGGGAGAGAATCATCCCGTCTTGATACAAATATCCCACTTCTTGAGGCACACGGATGGTGACACCACCAGCAAGAGCCATGTCGCATTCCCCATTGAGCAAACTTTGGCAAGCTAGATGAACAGCTACTAATGAAGTGGAACAAGCAGTTTGAACGGTGATAGCCGGTCCAGTTAGATTCAGGTTGTAAGCAACACGAGTTGCTAAGTAATCTTTGTCATTAGCCAGCAATTGTTGAAAAGAACTACTATTGAGGTAAGAAAAGTCAAAACAAGGATTAACGTTGTTCCAGAAATAGCTGCTCATGGTAATGCCAGCATAAACCCCGATAGAACCTTGATAGGTATCCGGGTTATAACCACCCCTCTCTATTACTTCCCAAGCACATTCGAGGAATAGCCTTTGTTGCGGGTCTATCTCTTCAGCTTGTTTAGGAGTATAGCCAAAGAAACTAGCATCAAACATATCTATGTTTGAGATCAAACTACCAGTCCTGACGTAGTTAGAGTTATTCAGTAACTCTTGTTCGATCCCAGAGTTGAGCAATTCTTGTTCTGAAAAAAGACATATTGATTCAACTCCATCCCGAACATTCTGCCAAAACTGTTCAATATCATCAGCTCCTGAATAACGTCCAGATATTCCTATAATTGCTATGTCTTGATTATCGTTAAGGTCTTCTAAATCATCCATCATCTTACTGTCATACTTTAATTTTGCTATATTTCTTAATTACTTAGCTGTTCATAACAGTTATAACAATACAACAATACTTACTTGGAAGGAAAAAATTATTTTTTGCCGCGTAGACTTTTTCTAATATTGCGCCTTTCCTTCCTGGTAGTTCCTTTTTTAACTCGCTCATCTCCACGAGTTTTACTAGTTTCCATAAATAATTCTTTACTACCAATCTGAGTAAGGTGTTGACTTAGAAAATGTACAGTAGGGTTAGCAAACAGGTCAACTACTTTCAATTCTATGCCTAATAGTTCTTGCAATTTATTATGCACTCTGATGACAAGTAAAGAATTTCCTCCTATGGCAAAGAAATTGTCGTGAATTCCTACTTCTTCTAGCTCAAGAACTTCTGTCCAAACAGCAGCAATTTGTTGTTCAGTTTTGGTTTGAGGTAGTATATTTTGATTCGTCTCGGCTATAGTTTGTCTTTGAGGTTTGGGCAATCGTTTACGGTCTACTTTGCCGTTGGCAGTTAATGGTAAAGCTTCCAAAATAACATAATCATCAGGAACCATATATTCGGGAAGTTTTTGCCATAGGTACTTACGCAATTCTTCCGAAGTACAATTTATTTCTTGATCAGGCTGGCCCACTTCATTTTTGTCTTCTGTCTGATGGATATCGGTCAGGGAAGAATCGCTAATAACAGACTTTTCCTTGAACACGGCATAAGCAACCAGGCGTTTGCTTTGTTGAGATTCTCCGATAGCAGTAACAATCGCTTCTTTAATTCCTGGAAATTGCTTTAATGCTACTTCAATTTCCCCCAGTTCAACACGATAACCATTTATTTTTACCTGGAAGTCTTCTCGGCCTAAAAACTCAATATTACCATCCGGTAAATACCTGCCTAAATCCCCAGTTTTGTATAACGGTTCCTGAGTGACTGGATGGGTAATAAAGCTTGCTTGGGTCTTGTGCTCATTTTTCCAATAACCCTTAGCTAAACCTACCCCTCCAATATAAAGTTGTCCCGGTACCCAAACTGGTCTTGGTTCCATCAACTCATTCAGTACGTAAAAACTTTGATTTAACAGGGGCTTACCATAGGGAATACTCTTCCAGTCTGACCCCACCTTTTCAATCGGATAGCCAATCGACCAAATTGACGCTTCGGTTGCTCCACCCAAACTCATCACTTGAACATTAGACCACAGAGATTGGATTTTGCTTGGTAAGTCTACTGGCAGCCAATCTCCACTCAACATTACCACTCGTAAATCACCTACTGCTGTTGCTGAGGTTCCTAATAAATGCTCTACCAACATCTGCATCAGAGCCGGAACTGAGTTCCACAAGGTAACTTCGTGAGCGATAATTAATTCTCTCCAGCAAGCTGGATCCTTTGCTGCTTTTGGTGGTGGCATCACTATCGCTCCCCCTGCTCCTAGCACACCAAATATGTCGTACACTGACAGGTCAAAATTTAACGCTGCTAAGGCGAGTACTCGGTCAGATGGTGTTACTTTAAACCGTTGATTGATGTCGAGGATGGTATTGATTGCTCCCCGATGATCGATCATTACCCCTTTGGGTAAACCTGTGGAACCAGAAGTGTAAATCACATAAGCTAAATCTTCTGAAGTTTGTACTGGTTCTAGGGGGTTTGGATCATATTCTGCTAACTCTTCAGTATCTACAGACCAACATTTGATTCCTTCAGGCCAACCCAGAGACTGTTTGAGGTGAGTTTGAGTCAATACTTGTGTGACTTGTGCTTGCTCGAGTAGATACCACTGTCTTTCTTGGGGTAGCCCAGGATCTATCGGTAGGTAAGCTCCACCAGACATCAAGATGCCTAACACTGCTACTACCTGTTCCCAACCTTTCTCCATGACTACGGCTACCAGCTGATTCGGTTTGACTCCTAATTTCCGCAATCCATGTCCCAATTGATGAGACCTTTGATAGAGTTCCCCATAAGTTAGGCTTTTTTGGGGACTAATAACAGCTGTCGCTTCACTTTGAACTTGTACTTGCTTAACAAACAAACTATGCAAGATATCTTCAGACCAAGATTGAGTCGTCTGATTCACTTGTGCTTGGAGTGCTAGTTGAGCTGTTGGTAATAGTTGGTGGTAAGTCTCCATCCAAGGTTCGTCAGAGGTGGCTAGCTGTTGAAGCAAATCACAATAAGCCTCAAACATTTGCTCGATGAGACCTTCAGGGAATAGCCCTTCCACTGTATGCCAACTAAATGCCAGTGCTCCTTTCTCCTCGGTTACGATATGGTCGAGCAACACTTGAGGCGTTTGAGCTGCACTATACACAACCTCTCCAAAGTGCTCCAAACCGAAT includes:
- a CDS encoding type I polyketide synthase, with product MMDDLEDLNDNQDIAIIGISGRYSGADDIEQFWQNVRDGVESICLFSEQELLNSGIEQELLNNSNYVRTGSLISNIDMFDASFFGYTPKQAEEIDPQQRLFLECAWEVIERGGYNPDTYQGSIGVYAGITMSSYFWNNVNPCFDFSYLNSSSFQQLLANDKDYLATRVAYNLNLTGPAITVQTACSTSLVAVHLACQSLLNGECDMALAGGVTIRVPQEVGYLYQDGMILSPDGHCRAFDAKAEGTRYGNGLGVVLLKGLEDAIADKDYIYAVIKGSAINNDGSLKVGYTAPSVVGQAAVISEAQAVAGVEAETITYVEAHGTGTKLGDPIEIEALTKVFQQSTQKQGFCAIGSVKTNVGHLDAAAGVTGLIKATLALNHKLIPPSLNFEQPNPKIDFVNSPFFVNTQLSEWQSNGTPRRAGVSSFAVGGTNAHVILEEAPKQFKNQDIYQRPLHLLTLSAQTKEALEELVSRYQNYLETNRKIELADICYTANSGRVHFNHRLAIIAADRQQLATKLSNRSAGEEVVGVFQKEFCTSSNVPQVAFLFTGQGSQYLNMGRQLYETQPTFRQALEECDEILSSLLDQSLLAVLYHQTTDESGSSLLDQTAYTQPALFAIEYALFKLWQSWGIEPNVVMGHSVGEYVAATVAGVFSLEDGLRLIAKRGQLMQQLPSVGEMVSVMASESKVQAAIADYTEKLGLAQSNVGIAAINGPESVVISGASAAVKAISSRLESEGVKIKRLQVSHAFHSPLMTPILAKFEAVAQQVSYHEPQIPIISNVTGEQATCDISTPDYWVNHICQPVQFFQSMETLYQEGYEVFLEIGPKPILLGMGRQCLPEEVGVWLPSLRPGMEDWQQMLFSLGQLYLQGAEVDWLGVDQDYGFQKVVLPTYPFQRQRYWIERSQGRGEDKAKQNLSVSTSSPVTELLDRGDYKQLTAMLTGNGSLTAVEVVQQLIHHHQQSLTQAALKDCLYHIEWQLKPSTLTPETPSQNGQWLIIGGEATVAQKLAKQLEQKQQSCYVVQQFPQNYSQLLHQVQQETELPLVGIVYLTSEEVPSQINMTSSQSLLGLLQTLLQDDSSNPVKVWVVTAGAVAKGEHSISVAQTPLWGLGKVVSLEHPELWGGLIDLEPGKTAENHLEFLLRELLNRDAEDQVVYRGGERYVPRLVPSSVPTSKIFKVEPTGSYLITGGLGYLGLKVADWLVKQGVRHLILLSRSGLTKETQPAVEALQQTGTYVKVLAVDVADLTDMERVWKQLQAEEKPLKGIIHAAGVGRLDTLEELTPEKWEAVLRPKVQGGWNLHQLSRNENLDFFVCFSSIASVWGSRGQTHYAAANQFLDGLVHYRHSLGLPGLAINWGAWAGGGMTTNEAQRWLAQIGVEALSPELAISALEHLISTSQVQVTVSRNDWYRFKTMYAVKRPRPFLDLIAVIPEDIEDKTNLAPSLLQKLEAVTETQRRELLRQALQEEVARVLGLPITNKPGSEVGFFEMGMDSLTAVDLRDRLSKLLGVNLSSTLTFDFPNIEKLEKYLINQHLVKVGLFQTEIEQDQEEDDSLEAKLLDEIKQSSNQELESSIDKILESIIN
- a CDS encoding type I polyketide synthase, producing the protein MLNKFTKKEQILSEKEQIKQLSPLQRAALALKKLETKLNNTLHEPIAIIGMSCRFPGGASSPEKFWQLLQGGSSARSQIPRQRWNIEAYYDPDPDAPGKMLTCHGHFVDNVDQFDPEFFGISPREATAMDPQHRLLLEVSWEALEQGGQVLERLEEAAVGVFIGNDGRDYEQLLQQHLQQEPESPLVTYAGTGNALSNAAGRLAYTFGFTGPTVTIDTACSSSLVAIHQACNSLRLGECQMALAGGVKLHLTPNSYIDASKARMICADGQCKTFDISADGFGRGEGCGMVLLKRLSDAQADGDQILAVIRGSAVNQDGPSSGLTVPNGQSQQRLIKQALAQAKVKPSEISYLEAHGTGTSLGDPIEVNAVVAVLGEDRSPESPLWMASVKTNIGHLEAAAGVSGLIKVVLSLQHRLLPAHLNLHQPNPKIDWQPWLQVPKQLTPWEVSGHRLAGVSSFGFTGTNAHVVIEEAPASRKSPQVERERPLQVLALSAKNQEALLQLVQNYSQHLECYPEQDLVDICFTANTGRLSYIHRLSLVAATTVEVQEKLRAFGTGEEVTGLVSGVVSGGESPKVAMLFTGQGSQYVGMGRQLYETQPTFRKALEQCAEILQPYLNRHLLEVLYSVEAEESILAQTAYTQPALFALEYALFQLWQSWGIKPDVVMGHSVGEYVAATVAGVWSLEDGLKLIAARGRLMQQLPSGGEMVSVMASESKIRETLKVMDLGEKVTIAAINGPQSIVISGESEAVRAIATNLESETIKTKQLQLSHAFHSPLMEPMLVEWEALANQISYNQPKIPIISNVTGTTADSSITTAQYWVNHVRQPVRFAQSMEALDKLGSEVFLEVGPKPVLLGMGRQCLPEGVGVWLPSLRPGVDAWQQMLLSLGQLYVKGVKVDWLGFDRDYARQKVTLPTYPFQRERYWVETPKPVVLSSQQLHPLLGNKLELASTGQTIYHQDINLNNHPWIGDHRVYDTPVIPGVSYIAMTLAAVGVPAAVEDINFQQPLFLAESNTIRETQLMVHPANDVNQKSVEVFSRDAAKQDEWRQHASMTVSENPPPPLTLSVDIPALCEQLRPLDTETLTEIYASISLVYGPMLQAVRQAWISEETSLLEIEVPKALAFQLAGEPIHPVLIDACTRLTPDLFEFSSDSGVFWAPWRVKDMTLLHPTPRRFYAYVEEPSRINEQLQTRSYDIHLLDETGQAFGRMDGFTVKRAPSQLFLKSLQPDVSNWLYQLQWQPSEIRETVPLATSVMWLLFVPEGVWAKQLTSSLAKLEQQCVIVSPGNDFRCLSEYHYQVCPTQKESFQQLLQKIVEKGVTLQGVVHLWSLLSDSQQLNQAQELVCGSTLHLIQALTEVLASQLPPLWLVTQGAQCIAAQTTINVQQSPLWGLGRVIALEHPELKCHRVDLDPNHASIAEGVEMLLQELFAPDAEDQVAYRQGERHVARLERFVPQASEEYPQQLRLRAYGTLDNLVLQPQQRRQPERGEVEIQVRAVGLNFRDVLTALGMMQEYTQHLFDSAEQVVFGGECAGVVVAVGSDVEHLQVGDEVVLALAIGCLAHYMTIPAELALPKPQNLSFEAAATLPTAFITAHYGLNYLANLQPGERVLIHSAAGGVGQAAVQLAQRRGAEVFATASLPKWKFLQQQGVEQIMDSRTLEFAEQVKAATEDLGVDVVLNSFNEEYIPYSFQTLAHGGRFIEIGKINIWSQSKAKEHRPDAKYEVFDLVEMVREQPELIAQLWSELGTELRTGQLQPLPHQVFELGQVQEAFRYLQQAKHIGKVVVAIPPLKEQKKVEIQAQGSYLVTGGLGALGLEVSKWLADKGARHLVLMGRSSPSAEAQTAIAQLEDLGVKVSVQLADVSCSEQVSQIMQRIEGELPSLRGVIHAAGVLDDGVLQNMSWQQFVKVMLPKVEGTWHLHQLTKDLPLDFFVCFSSMSSLLGNPGQGNYAAANEFMDAIAHYRRGMGLPGLSINWGAWASSGMAASLAGQHQQRLESSGISAIEPQQGMQALGSLLSESPSQVGVLPINWSKFVSQLPSGQKIPFLEALISIEPSLTQKSAFKAQLEAAAISERQELLTIHIRSAIAKALGWRDGQKIGMRQPLFDLGLDSLMAVELKNRLESSLETNLSSTLLFDYPTVEVLVEYLANDVIPIEFSSNLDEIPNVEQETIDSASRFQEMSEDDMANLLAKKLESLEGKKS